In Saccharothrix syringae, the following are encoded in one genomic region:
- a CDS encoding ATP-binding protein has protein sequence MRNGANATSIYGGVVQAAAVHGGVHLHQPVWDEIVPRQLPATAPWFTGRADVLAALDRIVEGSASVGIDDASDGGRHASSGLMHGIPPVVSAEDSRGATVVISAIGGAGGAGKTWLALRWANQRLDRFPDGQLFVDLHGFSPTSPPTTPEAAVRGFLDALGVDPSRIPPDLEGQAALYRSLVVNKRMLIVLDNAASVEQVTPLLPGGASCTVLVTSRKTLNGLITRHGARHVSLGMLTDGEARELLESRLGAARLASEPQAVAELLKWCRGFPLALGILAGRAHAHPALPLVALTGELRELGVEALDNDDDPAVSLPAVLAASYRALTAAQQQVFSLVGVAPGPDIGLLAAASLTGLPPVRAQRVLRTLQEASLLTQDGRGRYTMHDLIRAYATTVAHRDLPTGVCEMALRRVVDFYLHTAHAAHRVLTSHVALVQPDPPTPGTRPHPVPDVSEALAWFDGERVNLLTAQRAAATRQWHRIVWQFAWASEVFHLRRGHLHDRLAMSEAAVDAAAHLPDPTARIRAQRLLGNAHARLRRNEEATRHLHEALILAEQQDDLVEQAHTHRLLASAWGQRKEDQRALEHATRALALYRALGRPVGEASTLNLVGWYTAHLGDYEIARTYCQESLNLHRRHQSGGEGASLDSLGWIDHHTGHHARAVGHYRQALAVRRELGDIYGVADTLDRLGHPHAALGHYDQARAVWRKALRLYQEQGRDNDAERMQRQLDALGRPGGGGSTGAVS, from the coding sequence GTGCGCAACGGGGCGAACGCCACTTCGATCTACGGAGGCGTGGTGCAAGCCGCAGCCGTGCATGGTGGCGTGCACCTGCACCAACCGGTATGGGACGAAATCGTGCCACGCCAGTTGCCTGCGACGGCACCGTGGTTCACCGGGCGTGCAGATGTGCTCGCGGCACTGGACCGAATAGTCGAAGGGTCCGCCTCCGTTGGAATCGACGATGCGTCGGATGGAGGTCGACACGCATCTTCCGGACTGATGCATGGAATTCCTCCTGTGGTATCGGCAGAAGATTCGCGCGGGGCGACCGTGGTGATCTCAGCCATCGGGGGCGCGGGTGGGGCCGGCAAGACCTGGTTGGCCCTGCGCTGGGCCAACCAGCGGTTGGACAGGTTTCCCGACGGACAGCTGTTCGTGGACCTGCACGGCTTCAGCCCGACGAGCCCTCCCACGACGCCGGAGGCGGCGGTGCGTGGCTTCCTCGATGCCCTGGGGGTCGATCCCTCTCGAATTCCGCCCGATCTGGAAGGCCAAGCCGCGCTCTATCGCAGCCTGGTGGTGAACAAGCGGATGTTGATCGTCCTGGACAACGCGGCATCCGTCGAGCAGGTGACCCCGCTGCTGCCCGGAGGGGCGTCGTGCACGGTACTGGTCACCAGTCGCAAGACCTTGAACGGCCTGATCACCCGGCATGGCGCCAGGCACGTCAGCTTGGGAATGCTCACCGACGGGGAGGCGCGCGAACTCCTGGAGAGCAGGCTGGGCGCCGCGCGTCTGGCCTCCGAACCGCAGGCGGTGGCCGAACTGCTCAAGTGGTGCCGAGGATTCCCCCTGGCCCTGGGGATCCTGGCCGGACGCGCCCACGCCCACCCGGCCCTCCCGCTCGTCGCGCTCACCGGTGAACTGCGAGAGCTGGGCGTGGAAGCGCTGGACAACGACGACGATCCCGCAGTCAGCCTCCCTGCCGTGCTCGCCGCCTCCTACCGGGCGCTGACAGCCGCCCAGCAGCAGGTGTTCAGCCTGGTCGGCGTTGCACCCGGGCCGGACATCGGACTGCTCGCCGCGGCCAGTCTCACCGGCCTGCCGCCGGTGAGGGCCCAACGCGTGCTGCGAACCCTGCAAGAAGCGTCGCTGCTGACGCAGGACGGGCGCGGCCGGTACACCATGCACGACCTGATCCGTGCCTACGCCACCACCGTGGCCCACCGGGACCTGCCTACAGGCGTGTGTGAGATGGCGCTGCGACGCGTAGTGGACTTCTACCTGCACACGGCCCACGCCGCTCACCGCGTACTGACTTCCCACGTGGCACTCGTGCAGCCGGATCCGCCCACGCCCGGCACCCGCCCGCACCCGGTGCCCGACGTGTCGGAGGCATTGGCGTGGTTCGACGGCGAGCGCGTCAACCTGCTGACCGCCCAGCGCGCCGCTGCAACCCGCCAATGGCACCGGATTGTGTGGCAGTTCGCCTGGGCGTCGGAGGTGTTCCACCTGCGACGAGGCCACCTCCACGACAGGCTCGCCATGTCGGAGGCCGCCGTGGACGCCGCTGCGCACCTACCCGACCCCACCGCTCGGATCCGCGCCCAGCGACTCCTCGGCAACGCTCACGCTCGGCTGAGGCGTAACGAGGAAGCGACCCGACACCTGCACGAAGCTCTCATCCTGGCGGAACAGCAGGACGATCTCGTCGAACAAGCGCACACCCACCGCCTGCTCGCCTCGGCTTGGGGGCAGCGGAAAGAGGACCAGCGGGCATTGGAACACGCCACGCGCGCGCTGGCCCTGTACCGGGCCCTCGGTCGGCCAGTAGGCGAAGCCAGCACGCTCAACCTGGTGGGCTGGTACACCGCTCACCTGGGGGACTACGAAATCGCCCGCACCTATTGCCAGGAATCCTTGAACCTGCACCGTCGTCATCAAAGCGGTGGTGAGGGAGCCTCTCTGGACAGCCTGGGCTGGATCGACCACCACACTGGTCATCACGCACGAGCTGTCGGTCACTACCGGCAGGCATTGGCCGTACGGCGCGAATTGGGCGACATCTACGGGGTCGCCGACACCCTCGACCGGCTCGGGCACCCTCATGCCGCTCTTGGTCACTACGACCAGGCTCGCGCGGTGTGGCGCAAAGCCTTGCGGCTGTACCAAGAGCAAGGTCGTGACAATGACGCCGAGCGAATGCAACGACAGCTCGACGCACTCGGTAGACCCGGCGGTGGCGGATCCACCGGAGCCGTGTCATAG
- a CDS encoding ArsR/SmtB family transcription factor encodes MPVLPVVPPDQPGRDATVEELKALAHPLRWRILRLCLDRAWTNKELSERLGVAPATVLRHVRALVKTDFLVAEPVRSGARGALERPYRATGRTWGLGLVDEGGELGRRVDLAVLAAHRAEVLEAGPGAQRETMRGVLRLGAASQAELKDRLDALLTEFAGRDEPDGEALSYLWSLAARPGEGVSGLIDPRQP; translated from the coding sequence GTGCCGGTCCTGCCCGTCGTCCCGCCCGACCAACCGGGGCGCGACGCCACTGTCGAAGAGCTGAAGGCCCTCGCCCACCCGCTGCGCTGGCGCATCCTGCGGCTGTGCCTGGACCGGGCGTGGACCAACAAGGAGTTGTCCGAGCGGCTGGGCGTGGCGCCGGCGACCGTCCTGCGGCACGTGCGCGCGTTGGTCAAAACGGACTTCCTGGTGGCCGAACCGGTGCGCAGCGGTGCGCGCGGCGCGTTGGAACGGCCTTATCGGGCGACCGGGCGCACGTGGGGGCTCGGCCTGGTCGACGAGGGCGGGGAGTTGGGCAGGCGGGTCGACTTGGCGGTGCTCGCCGCGCACCGCGCCGAGGTGCTGGAGGCTGGGCCGGGCGCCCAGCGCGAGACCATGCGCGGCGTGCTCCGCCTGGGTGCGGCATCCCAGGCGGAGTTGAAGGACCGGTTGGACGCGCTGTTGACGGAGTTCGCCGGGCGCGACGAGCCGGACGGCGAGGCGTTGAGCTACCTGTGGTCGCTGGCGGCCCGGCCCGGGGAGGGTGTGAGCGGGCTGATCGACCCTCGTCAGCCCTGA
- a CDS encoding M20/M25/M40 family metallo-hydrolase, giving the protein MQQLKSLGGAVDDVAGWVRAHDAELLAELAAWVAQPSVSSTGEGMAGAAAHGAELLRRSGLAPEVVPTGGWPTLIGTAPGPPGAPHVLVYGHYDVQPPGPLHEWASPPFTPDFRDGRVYGRGTGDNKGQHLAQLLALRALRELTGRLPCRVTVLLDGEEEVGSPHLPAVVRQRVAADPPDLVLWSDGPVHESGRPSVVLGVRGVLAFELRARGASAVLHSGNWGGIAPNPAWRLVHALATMRAPDGRVLVEGFADGVEPPSPGERAALDRLPVELSAVLADIGASAPEPPVDRGFADRLVAPTFTINSLSCEDTPEHRTVIPNVAVARCDVRLVGGQRGDRVLAALRAHLAVHAPDVELVAGATVEPSRTLPESRWTEAVLAGAAAGLGEPPVLVPALGGSLPIAAFTDGLGVPCYGLPLANVDERNHAPNENLELRWFRRGVVAAAAVHRAIAAAGLEEARREAAREEAARRETPQRKASQQGASQRDTPQHDTPQHETPPREAAQ; this is encoded by the coding sequence TTGCAGCAACTGAAATCGCTGGGGGGCGCCGTGGACGACGTGGCCGGGTGGGTGCGGGCCCACGATGCGGAACTGCTGGCCGAACTCGCCGCCTGGGTGGCGCAGCCCAGCGTCAGCAGCACCGGCGAGGGCATGGCCGGGGCCGCCGCCCACGGGGCGGAGCTGTTGCGCCGCAGCGGCCTGGCACCCGAGGTGGTGCCCACGGGCGGGTGGCCCACCCTGATCGGCACCGCCCCCGGCCCGCCGGGCGCGCCGCACGTGCTGGTCTACGGCCACTACGACGTGCAGCCGCCGGGCCCGCTGCACGAGTGGGCCAGCCCGCCGTTCACCCCGGACTTCCGCGACGGCCGCGTCTACGGTCGCGGCACGGGCGACAACAAGGGCCAGCACCTTGCGCAGCTGCTGGCCCTGCGGGCGTTGCGCGAGCTGACCGGCCGCCTGCCGTGCCGGGTGACGGTGCTGCTCGACGGCGAGGAGGAGGTCGGCAGCCCGCACCTGCCGGCGGTGGTGCGGCAGCGCGTCGCGGCCGACCCGCCCGACCTGGTGCTGTGGAGCGACGGCCCGGTGCACGAGTCCGGGCGGCCCTCGGTGGTGCTCGGGGTGCGCGGCGTGCTGGCGTTCGAGCTGCGCGCCCGCGGCGCGTCCGCCGTGCTGCACTCCGGCAACTGGGGCGGCATCGCCCCGAACCCGGCGTGGCGGCTGGTGCACGCGCTGGCCACCATGCGCGCCCCCGACGGCCGGGTGCTGGTCGAGGGCTTCGCCGACGGCGTCGAGCCGCCGAGCCCCGGTGAGCGGGCGGCGCTGGACCGGCTGCCGGTGGAGCTGTCCGCCGTGCTCGCCGACATCGGCGCGAGCGCGCCGGAACCACCCGTCGACCGCGGTTTCGCCGACCGGCTGGTCGCGCCCACGTTCACCATCAACTCCCTGAGCTGCGAGGACACCCCCGAGCACCGGACGGTGATCCCGAACGTGGCGGTGGCGCGGTGCGACGTGCGGCTGGTGGGCGGGCAGCGCGGCGACCGGGTGCTGGCGGCGCTGCGGGCGCACCTGGCCGTGCACGCGCCCGACGTGGAGCTGGTCGCGGGTGCGACCGTGGAGCCGTCCCGGACGCTGCCGGAGAGCCGGTGGACCGAGGCGGTGCTGGCGGGCGCGGCGGCCGGGTTGGGCGAGCCGCCGGTGCTCGTGCCCGCGCTGGGCGGCAGCCTGCCGATCGCCGCGTTCACCGACGGGCTGGGCGTGCCGTGCTACGGCCTGCCGCTGGCCAACGTCGACGAGCGCAACCACGCGCCGAACGAGAACCTGGAGCTGCGGTGGTTCCGGCGCGGCGTGGTCGCGGCCGCGGCGGTGCACCGGGCGATCGCGGCGGCCGGCCTGGAGGAGGCCCGGCGGGAGGCGGCCCGGGAGGAGGCGGCCCGGCGCGAGACGCCCCAGAGGAAAGCGTCCCAGCAGGGAGCGTCCCAACGCGACACACCCCAACACGACACACCCCAACACGAGACACCCCCGCGCGAGGCCGCCCAGTGA
- a CDS encoding S9 family peptidase: protein MSWTDFELLTGAEPEPGGTRVAYVSDLTGRPQPWVLDDGVARPLEVPGSVGRCTWRPDGARLLVLTDPDGGEDHRLAEVDPGTGAVTWLVAREGVRCEIGTPYGTTGQPYSPDGTLLAYADNARDRTVFDVLVRDLRTGEERIALRGDDRYLPMGFSPDGRLLLVLRLHQQSDQDLFTVDLGGGAVRRLTPATGPAKYHPVAWLPDSSGVYACATADRDFLGLAVIPLDGTPTWLDTPDHDVEGAALSPDGKRLAWGVNEGGFTRLRWAGVGGPPADVTCLPRGVAVTEFGMGGFAPRFTAAGELLVQLGRPDGATDLFLVDLPRDEARQLTDCGARLPGPVVPPEVVHADGRGASPAFADDHRVPCLLYRPPAADATAPAPVVVTVHGGPEAQALPVFDPLVQSLLAAGIGVLAPNIRGSSGYGMRYQRAIYRDWGGGDLADLEAAVRLLDEVPWADTARLGVHGASYGGFAALSCLTRLPHLWRAGVSECGPSDLVGDIRSFPPTWRRRAVEWIGDPDDPAEAAVLTGRSPLAHAHRLTAPVLIMHGLNDTRVDPAESERMYRRLRELGRPAELVLHPGVGHDVDREGLARTAELVVTWFAERLAGA, encoded by the coding sequence GTGAGCTGGACCGACTTCGAGCTGCTGACCGGCGCGGAACCCGAACCGGGCGGCACGCGCGTGGCGTACGTGAGCGACCTGACCGGCCGACCGCAGCCGTGGGTGCTCGACGACGGCGTGGCCCGCCCGCTGGAGGTGCCCGGCTCGGTCGGCCGCTGCACGTGGCGGCCGGACGGCGCGCGGCTGCTGGTGCTCACCGACCCCGACGGCGGCGAGGACCACCGGCTGGCCGAGGTGGACCCGGGCACCGGCGCGGTGACGTGGCTGGTCGCCCGGGAGGGCGTGCGGTGCGAGATCGGCACGCCGTACGGCACCACCGGGCAGCCCTACAGCCCGGACGGCACCCTGCTCGCCTACGCGGACAACGCCCGCGACCGCACGGTCTTCGACGTGCTGGTGCGCGACCTGCGGACCGGCGAGGAGCGGATCGCCCTGCGCGGCGACGACCGGTACCTGCCGATGGGCTTCTCCCCCGACGGCCGGCTGCTGCTGGTGCTGCGGCTGCACCAGCAGTCCGACCAGGACCTGTTCACCGTCGACCTCGGCGGTGGCGCGGTGCGGCGGCTGACCCCCGCCACCGGTCCGGCGAAGTACCACCCGGTGGCCTGGCTGCCCGACTCGTCCGGCGTCTACGCGTGCGCCACCGCGGACCGGGACTTCCTCGGCCTGGCGGTCATCCCCCTCGACGGCACCCCCACCTGGCTCGACACCCCCGACCACGACGTCGAGGGCGCCGCGCTCTCCCCGGACGGCAAGCGCTTGGCGTGGGGCGTGAACGAGGGCGGTTTCACGCGGCTGCGCTGGGCCGGGGTGGGCGGCCCGCCGGCGGACGTGACGTGCCTGCCGCGCGGGGTGGCGGTGACCGAGTTCGGCATGGGCGGGTTCGCGCCCCGGTTCACCGCCGCCGGCGAACTGCTGGTGCAGCTCGGCCGCCCGGACGGGGCGACGGACCTGTTCCTGGTGGACCTGCCGCGCGACGAGGCGCGGCAGCTCACCGACTGCGGCGCGCGGCTGCCCGGCCCGGTGGTGCCGCCGGAGGTCGTGCACGCGGACGGCCGGGGCGCGTCCCCGGCGTTCGCGGACGACCACCGCGTCCCCTGCCTGCTCTACCGCCCGCCGGCGGCCGACGCGACCGCACCCGCACCCGTGGTGGTGACCGTCCACGGTGGCCCGGAGGCGCAGGCGCTGCCGGTGTTCGACCCGCTGGTGCAGTCGCTGCTGGCCGCGGGCATCGGCGTGCTGGCGCCGAACATCCGCGGCTCGTCCGGGTACGGCATGCGCTACCAGCGCGCGATCTACCGGGACTGGGGCGGCGGCGACCTGGCCGACCTGGAGGCCGCGGTCCGGCTGCTGGACGAGGTGCCGTGGGCGGACACCGCGCGGCTGGGCGTGCACGGCGCGTCGTACGGCGGGTTCGCCGCGCTGTCCTGCCTGACCAGGCTGCCGCACCTGTGGCGGGCCGGGGTGAGCGAGTGCGGCCCGTCCGACCTCGTCGGCGACATCCGGTCGTTCCCGCCGACCTGGCGGCGGCGGGCGGTCGAGTGGATCGGCGACCCCGACGACCCGGCCGAGGCGGCAGTGCTCACCGGGCGCAGCCCGCTGGCCCACGCCCACCGGCTGACCGCCCCGGTGCTGATCATGCACGGGCTCAACGACACGCGGGTGGACCCGGCCGAGTCCGAGCGGATGTACCGCAGGCTGCGCGAGCTGGGCAGACCAGCGGAACTGGTGCTGCACCCCGGCGTCGGGCACGACGTGGACCGGGAAGGGCTCGCCCGGACCGCGGAGCTGGTCGTCACCTGGTTCGCGGAGCGGTTGGCGGGCGCATAG
- a CDS encoding dioxygenase family protein, which produces MTPIHDRGLAFDLATLTRRRALTLLGGAGLASLTACGTGGTLSTTGNTTTTTAAAECGDVVPEETAGPYPGDGSNGPNVLTRSGIVRGDIRTSFGTGSRTAEGVPLRIELTVLDTGSGCAPYAGAAVYLWHCDIDGRYSLYSDGLTGENYLRGVQEADSAGNLAFTSIFPAAYSGRWPHVHFEVYPSLAEATRAGTKITTTQLALPEQVCRTVYGTTGYVQSVRNLAQTSLDRDMVFRDGHDEQLADVTGDVTSGYTAALTVRV; this is translated from the coding sequence ATGACCCCGATCCACGACCGCGGACTCGCCTTCGACCTCGCCACGCTGACCCGCAGGCGGGCCCTGACGCTGCTCGGCGGCGCGGGCCTGGCCTCGCTGACCGCGTGCGGCACCGGCGGCACGCTCAGCACCACGGGCAACACCACCACGACGACCGCCGCCGCCGAGTGCGGTGACGTGGTCCCGGAGGAGACCGCGGGCCCCTACCCCGGCGACGGCTCCAACGGCCCGAACGTGCTCACCCGGTCCGGCATCGTGCGCGGTGACATCCGCACCAGCTTCGGCACCGGGTCCCGCACCGCCGAGGGCGTGCCGCTGCGCATCGAGCTGACCGTGCTGGACACCGGCTCCGGCTGCGCGCCGTACGCGGGCGCGGCGGTGTACCTGTGGCACTGCGACATCGACGGCAGGTACTCGCTGTACTCCGACGGGCTGACCGGCGAGAACTACCTGCGCGGCGTGCAGGAGGCCGACTCCGCCGGCAACCTCGCCTTCACCAGCATCTTCCCCGCCGCCTACTCCGGGCGGTGGCCGCACGTCCACTTCGAGGTCTACCCGAGCCTGGCCGAGGCGACCAGGGCCGGCACGAAGATCACCACCACCCAGCTCGCCCTGCCCGAGCAGGTGTGCAGGACCGTCTACGGCACCACCGGGTACGTGCAGAGCGTGCGCAACCTGGCGCAGACGTCGCTGGACCGCGACATGGTGTTCCGCGACGGGCACGACGAGCAGCTGGCCGACGTGACCGGCGACGTGACGAGCGGGTACACCGCCGCGCTCACCGTCCGCGTCTGA
- a CDS encoding YdcF family protein → MIFGIAAVIPALFFVVGVLRDRRRLANAVWLGVTLVLLLLWLLFRAAALEGRAEVAAGYAFAVVLVGLGLVLPVALIANGVLMLKREGFKLANLLSLLAGLAIFGVGFAFAFATARTGPLVDAVIGALLVVAAYVAFLFVSLLLYSVVYGSVGRRSGFDAIVVLGAGLIGDRVPPLLANRLDRALRLYRREVGAGREPLVVVSGGQGSDEAVPEAVAMRDYLVRRGVPEEAVVLEDRATTTRQNLGYSAELLAERGRSGRAVAVTNNFHVFRAAVLARGLRLRMQIIGAPTAWYFLPSAFLREFVALLAQNPVAHVVTCGLLVAGHLVLALT, encoded by the coding sequence ATGATCTTCGGCATCGCCGCCGTCATCCCGGCCCTGTTCTTCGTGGTCGGGGTGCTCCGCGACCGCAGGCGCCTGGCCAACGCCGTGTGGCTCGGCGTGACCCTGGTGCTCCTGCTGCTCTGGCTGCTCTTCCGCGCCGCCGCGCTGGAGGGGAGGGCGGAGGTGGCGGCCGGGTACGCGTTCGCGGTCGTGCTGGTCGGGCTCGGGCTCGTGCTGCCGGTCGCCCTCATCGCCAACGGCGTGCTGATGCTCAAGCGCGAGGGCTTCAAGCTCGCGAACCTCCTCTCGCTGCTCGCCGGGCTCGCGATCTTCGGCGTGGGCTTCGCCTTCGCGTTCGCCACCGCCCGCACCGGACCGCTGGTCGACGCGGTGATCGGCGCGCTGCTGGTCGTCGCGGCCTACGTGGCGTTCCTGTTCGTCAGCCTCCTGCTGTACTCGGTGGTCTACGGCAGCGTCGGCAGGCGGAGCGGGTTCGACGCGATCGTGGTGCTCGGGGCCGGGCTGATCGGGGACCGCGTGCCGCCGCTGCTGGCGAACCGGCTCGACCGGGCGCTGCGCCTGTACCGGCGGGAGGTCGGCGCGGGGCGCGAGCCGCTGGTCGTGGTCTCCGGCGGCCAGGGGTCCGACGAGGCCGTGCCGGAGGCCGTGGCCATGCGCGACTACCTGGTGCGGCGCGGGGTGCCCGAGGAGGCGGTGGTGCTGGAGGACCGGGCCACCACCACGCGGCAGAACCTCGGCTACAGCGCCGAGCTGCTGGCCGAGCGCGGCCGGTCGGGGCGCGCGGTGGCGGTGACCAACAACTTCCACGTGTTCCGCGCCGCCGTCCTCGCGCGGGGGCTGCGGTTGCGCATGCAGATCATCGGCGCGCCCACGGCGTGGTACTTCCTGCCCAGCGCCTTCCTGCGCGAGTTCGTCGCACTGCTGGCGCAGAACCCGGTCGCGCACGTGGTGACCTGCGGCCTGCTGGTGGCAGGGCACCTCGTGCTGGCCCTGACCTGA
- a CDS encoding ATP-binding protein — MNTTRPAGGGLVGDGFGGAGSDPVVDDVLSPAEVDRWVRAAGADLAERHTTDFGLITAELIENAHRHAEGPYLVSLRRRGRTLRVEVRDHSPSLLPVLGRADTPTSGGGLVLVNRLSSHWGFECRYEHKVVWAELRAA, encoded by the coding sequence ATGAACACGACGAGACCGGCGGGCGGCGGTCTCGTCGGTGACGGCTTCGGCGGTGCCGGCTCCGACCCGGTGGTCGACGACGTCCTGTCGCCCGCCGAGGTCGATCGGTGGGTGCGGGCGGCAGGCGCCGACCTGGCCGAACGCCACACGACCGACTTCGGCCTGATCACGGCGGAGCTGATCGAGAACGCGCACCGGCACGCCGAGGGACCCTACCTGGTCAGCCTGCGGCGTCGGGGGCGCACGCTGCGCGTGGAGGTGCGGGACCACAGCCCGAGCCTGCTGCCGGTGCTGGGCAGGGCGGACACGCCGACTTCGGGCGGCGGCCTGGTGCTGGTCAACCGCCTGTCCTCGCACTGGGGCTTCGAGTGCCGGTACGAGCACAAGGTGGTCTGGGCGGAACTCCGGGCCGCTTGA
- a CDS encoding general stress protein — MTRPHDQAGGEGRVVIGGFREYADAERVVDRLSDAGFPVEHTAIVGRGLSSVEQVTGRMTTLRAAGQSALSGAIIGALFGWLFGAFNWINPLVSGLLLALYGALFGAVLGAVLGAAGHAMTGGRRDFSSVAGMRAESYEVLVSAHLADEARRLIGGAPAPRADSPAPAPRPTA, encoded by the coding sequence ATGACCCGACCGCACGACCAGGCCGGCGGCGAGGGACGCGTGGTGATCGGCGGCTTCCGGGAGTACGCGGACGCCGAGCGCGTGGTCGACCGGCTGTCCGACGCCGGGTTCCCGGTCGAGCACACCGCGATCGTCGGGCGGGGGCTCAGCAGCGTCGAGCAGGTCACCGGGCGGATGACCACGCTGCGCGCGGCCGGGCAGTCGGCCCTGTCGGGTGCGATCATCGGTGCCCTGTTCGGGTGGCTGTTCGGTGCTTTCAACTGGATCAACCCGCTGGTGTCCGGCTTGTTGCTGGCGCTCTACGGGGCGTTGTTCGGCGCGGTGCTGGGGGCGGTGCTGGGGGCGGCCGGGCACGCGATGACCGGTGGGCGGCGGGACTTCTCGTCGGTCGCGGGGATGCGGGCCGAGAGTTACGAGGTGCTGGTGTCGGCGCACTTGGCCGACGAGGCGAGGCGGTTGATCGGCGGCGCGCCCGCGCCGCGCGCGGACAGCCCCGCGCCGGCGCCCCGGCCCACTGCCTGA
- a CDS encoding family 43 glycosylhydrolase, with protein sequence MNRTAPRRLVLLAVAFLTALAGLVVAPAQAAPAVQYTNPIADQRADPHIFKHTDGYYYFTATAPEYDRIVLRRATTIQGLATAAESVIWRRHTSGEMGAHIWAPEIHFINGRWYVYFAAGRADDVWRIRPYVLENSSANPLTGTWTERGRVNVPWDTFSLDMSTFAVNGVRYLTWAQAEPGISTNSNVYLARMGANPWQVTGAVARLVVPTLAWETRGYKVAEGPAVIQRDGRVFLTYSASATDANYCLGMLSASASADLLNPASWTKSATPVFASNAATGQYGPGHNSFTASEDGRSEILVYHDRNYRDISGDPLNDPNRRTRVQKVYWNADGTPNFGIPVADGATPVRLKSYSQPDRFVRHWEYRARVEANVNPLADSQFRVVAGLAGAGAVSLESTNFPGYYLRHRNYELWVERNDGSAVFRADASFTRRAGLADASAVSFESSNFPGRYLRHNGTVVNLEAVSDAAGRADATFVLE encoded by the coding sequence ATGAACCGCACCGCACCACGGCGGCTGGTCCTACTGGCCGTCGCGTTCCTGACCGCGTTGGCGGGCCTGGTGGTGGCGCCCGCGCAGGCCGCGCCCGCCGTGCAGTACACCAACCCGATCGCCGACCAGCGGGCCGACCCGCACATCTTCAAGCACACCGACGGCTACTACTACTTCACCGCGACCGCGCCGGAGTACGACCGGATCGTGCTGCGCCGGGCCACCACGATCCAGGGCCTGGCCACCGCGGCGGAGTCGGTGATCTGGCGGCGGCACACCAGCGGCGAGATGGGCGCGCACATCTGGGCGCCGGAGATCCACTTCATCAACGGCCGCTGGTACGTCTACTTCGCCGCCGGGCGCGCCGACGACGTGTGGCGCATCCGGCCCTACGTGCTGGAGAACTCCAGCGCCAACCCGCTGACCGGCACGTGGACCGAGCGCGGCAGGGTCAACGTGCCGTGGGACACCTTCTCGCTCGACATGTCCACCTTCGCGGTCAACGGGGTGCGGTACCTGACCTGGGCGCAGGCCGAGCCGGGCATCTCCACCAACTCCAACGTCTACCTGGCCCGGATGGGCGCCAACCCGTGGCAGGTCACCGGCGCGGTCGCGCGGCTGGTGGTGCCGACGCTGGCGTGGGAGACGCGCGGCTACAAGGTCGCCGAGGGCCCGGCGGTGATCCAGCGCGACGGCCGGGTGTTCCTGACCTACTCGGCCAGCGCCACGGACGCGAACTACTGCCTCGGGATGCTGTCGGCGTCCGCGTCGGCGGACCTGCTCAACCCCGCGTCGTGGACCAAGTCGGCGACGCCGGTGTTCGCGAGCAACGCGGCGACCGGCCAGTACGGGCCGGGCCACAACTCGTTCACCGCGTCCGAGGACGGGCGCAGCGAGATCCTGGTCTACCACGACCGCAACTACCGGGACATCTCCGGCGACCCGCTCAACGACCCCAACCGCCGGACCCGCGTGCAGAAGGTCTACTGGAACGCCGACGGCACGCCGAACTTCGGCATCCCCGTCGCCGACGGCGCCACGCCCGTGCGGCTCAAGTCCTACAGCCAACCCGACCGGTTCGTCCGGCACTGGGAGTACCGGGCGCGGGTGGAGGCGAACGTGAACCCGCTGGCCGACTCGCAGTTCCGGGTGGTGGCGGGGCTCGCGGGCGCGGGCGCGGTGTCGCTGGAGTCGACCAACTTCCCCGGCTACTACCTGCGGCACCGCAACTACGAGCTGTGGGTGGAGCGCAACGACGGCTCGGCGGTGTTCCGGGCCGACGCGAGCTTCACCCGCCGCGCCGGGCTGGCCGACGCCTCGGCGGTGTCGTTCGAGTCCTCGAACTTCCCCGGTCGCTACCTCCGGCACAACGGCACGGTGGTCAACCTGGAAGCGGTCAGTGACGCCGCCGGCCGGGCGGATGCCACGTTCGTGTTGGAGTAA